In Theileria equi strain WA chromosome 3, complete sequence, the genomic window GGTATTCTCGTACCATTCATAAGTCCCCCCTTTAGTACTCTTGACACCAAGAATGAGAGGTGTTGTTATAAGAAGCCCACTGATACCATAGCTGTAGTAGTAAGTAGTAACTACTGCCATATAAAAATGGCTATTACTGAGAATCTCGCCGTTTTCTATTTGAAGAGGTTGGTTATTGTACTTGAGCTCTTTTATCCATGTTGTTAAAAAGCTGTGTGTACAATACTCATAATCTGGAGCTCCACTAACGATATCCTTCCTAGCTCCAATTTGTGGATTATCTTGGCATGTTCCGTTTATAATATTTTCCCGTGGGcattttttctttatgTCTACATTTTTAGCCATCCATTATTGAGTCTATCTTAAAcctctttcaaaactctgagatccatgagtagtctcttatctactcctcatcctccctcttACcactagctcaccgtcagagagactatccacagtATGGCAAGAGTAgctatcaacacagtcttcagtagtacaacTAAATATTTGCTCTTCCTATACATGTACTCATGGTATCAACAACACCACCAGATGTCCCACTTTCTTTGTTCATGAAATGAAAACTTACATTACTGCTGTAAAATCTTGAGAGACGCTAATTATAGCAACGTCATCTTGGCCACAATTCAGAGCGGCCATGTctaaaactgcattttgATGTGCTTGTACCTCCTTCAAAATTCCACCACTTCTAACGATAGAAATACCACCTGAACAATCACCTATAGCAACTGTGCTCTTCTTTGGATGCCACAGTAGCCTAGTGAGTCCCATGTCTAGGTTCACAGTGCTTATTTGTGAAAACTTGCAAGGATCCCAAAAAATCACATTTCCGTCCATACCACAGCTCGCTACGAGCTGAACGTTTGGATTTGGGTGAAACCTTACAGATTCTACAGATTCAGAATGTGCACCCATTGCCGAATGCACAAGTTTGAGTTTTGAAAGGCTCACAAAGTGGATGTCTCCAGAGGCCGTTCCCACGATTGCGAGCTGAACCTTTTCATGACAATCCAGACATATGAGTTCAGCATCTGAAATCTTCAGCGATTCAGTATGCAAATGAACCTCACTGTGTAAAGCTTGTCCAGTGGTATGCACATTTCCAGTATTAATATTTGCCATGTTTTGTGCGAGATGTTCTGGACTCCCAAACTTTGTCATGTAGACTGCACCGTCATCTGAACCTACTACTGATACAGTTACATCATAAACTAGAATTTTTCCACATTGTGTGCTATTTGAAGTGACTATAGAGTGGAGTAGCGGAAGACTACCGGGTCTATAGTGGCACAAATAGGCGCACTGACCTTCACCACCAAATAAAAAGCAAGAGCTATCCGGGTGCCAATTTAGCCACTCTACACTCTTTAACATCGATTCTACTACATTAAGCTGCTCATAATTAAAACTTGCAGcattgtgaatataaacCTTGCCGTCCAAACATCCAAGAAGCAAAATATGGCCAGATGGAGAATATAGGCAACATGATATCGTATCCCCAAATGGACCCAAAACTAGTAGCTGACCATCCGACTCGGTGTCTATATATGTTTATTATCATGAGATTATGTAAATTCATAAACGAGTGTAATGTTGAGCTTTGCGAATGCGGCGAGTCCGTAGATATTTTGGCGAATAAGAGCATATGTAGCACACTACTAAGTCAAATAAAGAGTGTTTATCCGAGATTCCATACTTTCTTAaagtataccaacaagagagtagtctagaaGGATGGATGGATTGTTAGAATAGATTGTCTTTTTAGAATCAGTGTCATGACTATCCATTATTAGAGTAGCTGTAACGATGGTAGCCACCagtaggccatttactccgatcattctcatacttggaataggTCTTAAGGTAaccgtctccagtaaaggccaaaagaatcattaaaccttgggatgTGAATGTGTTAAAAGAGGATATAGCACCACCATCATTgtctttacagcatttacaGTCTTTGGATGTACAGTTTTCAGGTTGGCAAGCTCCTCCTCCACTTCCTCCATTGCAGCCACAGTTGTGGTTTTGGCAGTTTCCTTGGCATCCtgtgcagtatttaccGTTCTGCTTACCAAGAGATTAAGTACCCACTCTGGAAGGATTTGCATAGTAGTGAACAGAGCTATCctccatgagagtctcagCTATGGTATCTTAACCTGAGATTCCAGAAGCTTCCTTCTTCCATACTACATTCTCATTCTTATTCATACTaatgaatacacaggctcctatactaaagtatactcgccatttctcctctattcactaggctaatagagtctccatcactctttcattcgctacgctcattccatagtgatatactacctagtctccgacgtcggtaggtcacctgtttcagcactccttacagtcgtaccTTCACAGTGAggaatcctactagacggaagagctcctgttagtcgctcaggttcactctgttcgccattgctcactactctgtaGTTTGCATCAACTTACCATCTCTGTTGGCGGAAAAGTCGCAGACAACGCAGTGATCTCCGCAGTTTCCCATGGCGGCTTGTGCCACTTTGGGAAAGTTTGGATGAACGGCGACACAGCAGACCTCAGAGTCAAACTTTTTGTTCCAGCAAATGCACTTTTGGTCGGAATCTTCGCCTGTGAATCCATTAAATGTGCCGAAAACTCACCATCTTGGTCCAGAACTTCGTCTTCGACTTCAACGTCCGGTTTGAGGTACAAAACTTCGTCCTCCTCTGGTGTCTGGTTCTCCACAATCTCAGAAAGCGTCAACTTGTCCATCTCAACTGCGATTTACAAGAAAAATTTACTCATGGGGACCACCGGCACATTTTCCTGCCAAAACGCCCCTTACCACACAGTCGGAAATTTTAGCCACAAAACGCACTTGTTTGTACTTTTTGGGCAGATTTCACTGACATTATGAAGGTTTTTACACGGAAGGCCTAAGAAAATGTCGTTGGAGGAGCTGCAGGCGCTCAGCGCTGTGGCCAAGGTAACCGAAATGCTCAAGAATCACCTGGACCTCGACCATACGGTAAGTTAAATGTGGAATATACGAGTGAAACGAGTATGCGGAGCATGAGCGACTGAAAGAAGCTCCTCCGTttagtaggattatcactgcGTAGGTCTATAGACCAAagcaggtgacctaccgacgtcggagactagggagtttgtcactatggaatgagtgtaacgaatgaaagagtgatggagactctattagcctagtgaatagaggagaaatggcgagtatacagagtataggagcctgtgtattcattAGTATATGCAGGAATGGACTACAGAGGAAATCTTTATAGTGTCCATAAGAGTCATTAGTATGTCCATATGGCTAgacagtgagctagttgtgagggaggatgggtgtatggatgaggaggtaCGGCTAGATGGAGACAACACTTGATTCAGATGTAGCATGTAGTGACAAGGCTTTAAGTGGAGGTGGGATCTTAAACATGGAGGACGAATTTCTTCAAGAGGAGGTATAGAGCATAATAGCCTATATACCAATCAATAATGACAAGCGACGGAGTATCCATTCAGCTTGAACACAACCAAGGGAATGGACATGAAAATGTCACTGTTACTTGTGAGCATTCTAAGAGCTCAAGTCGCATTACATATcaaaaacataccattACGGATAAGTTTAAGCTAGCTGCCATCGTATTTCAAGAGAATGGTGCCTCACATACCATCAGGACCATAAGTTTTAAAGGACAGCCAATATCCGGTCCAGCTGAGATCTACGCATTCTACT contains:
- a CDS encoding WD domain, G-beta repeat domain-containing protein (encoded by transcript BEWA_002260A): MDSHDTDSKKTIYSNNPSILLDYSLVDTESDGQLLVLGPFGDTISCCLYSPSGHILLLGCLDGKVYIHNAASFNYEQLNVVESMLKSVEWLNWHPDSSCFLFGGEGQCAYLCHYRPGSLPLLHSIVTSNSTQCGKILVYDVTVSVVGSDDGAVYMTKFGSPEHLAQNMANINTGNVHTTGQALHSEVHLHTESLKISDAELICLDCHEKVQLAIVGTASGDIHFVSLSKLKLVHSAMGAHSESVESVRFHPNPNVQLVASCGMDGNVIFWDPCKFSQISTVNLDMGLTRLLWHPKKSTVAIGDCSGGISIVRSGGILKEVQAHQNAVLDMAALNCGQDDVAIISVSQDFTAVIVGEIFNTD
- a CDS encoding hypothetical protein (encoded by transcript BEWA_002270A); the encoded protein is MDKLTLSEIVENQTPEEDEVLYLKPDVEVEDEVLDQDGEDSDQKCICWNKKFDSEVCCVAVHPNFPKVAQAAMGNCGDHCVVCDFSANRDGKLMQTTE